In Fundidesulfovibrio soli, the following are encoded in one genomic region:
- a CDS encoding LrgB family protein encodes MTTPLLVALTLAAYVLLRKLYLRRPHPLLNVVVLSSAVVAAVLMGLNMPYADYIPARDIMTFLLGPATVGLAVPLYRHRGLLRLYALPILASVGLGALTAMLTAGGIARLAGLPREVVMSILPKGVSIPFAVEIARMYDGVPPLATAFVVATGTLGSLMGAVFLSRVGIRNPVARGLALGTVSHAQGTAAALEEGEEQGSMAGLALILAGVFTAVFAPLAVWILG; translated from the coding sequence ATGACCACCCCCCTGCTCGTGGCGCTCACGCTGGCGGCCTACGTCCTGCTGCGCAAGCTCTACCTGCGTCGTCCCCACCCCCTGCTCAACGTGGTGGTGCTCAGCTCCGCCGTGGTGGCCGCCGTCCTCATGGGCCTGAACATGCCCTACGCCGACTACATCCCCGCGCGCGACATCATGACCTTCCTGCTTGGCCCGGCCACCGTGGGCCTGGCCGTGCCCCTCTACCGCCATCGCGGCCTGCTCAGGCTCTACGCCTTGCCCATCCTGGCCAGCGTCGGCCTTGGCGCGCTCACGGCCATGCTCACTGCCGGGGGAATCGCCAGGCTCGCGGGGCTCCCGCGCGAGGTGGTCATGTCCATCCTGCCCAAGGGCGTCTCCATCCCTTTCGCGGTGGAGATCGCCCGCATGTACGACGGCGTCCCCCCTCTGGCCACGGCCTTCGTTGTGGCCACGGGCACCCTGGGCTCGCTGATGGGGGCCGTGTTCCTGAGCCGCGTGGGCATCCGCAACCCCGTGGCCCGGGGGCTGGCCCTGGGCACCGTGTCCCACGCGCAGGGCACCGCCGCCGCGCTGGAGGAGGGCGAGGAGCAGGGCTCCATGGCCGGGCTGGCGCTGATCCTGGCGGGGGTGTTCACGGCGGTGTTCGCGCCGCTGGCGGTGTGGATTCTGGGGTGA
- a CDS encoding CidA/LrgA family protein, translating to MQDVSLGNVFRFIWQAAILWAVYRGSCWFVEAVALPLPGNVVGVVALFTLLCLGVVKLEHVSHAADFLLRHLVFFFVPITVGLMEWGGVFKEYWLELTAAVVVSSLLPFWLVGFVTQWLHRRGKPCDI from the coding sequence ATGCAGGACGTTTCCCTCGGCAATGTGTTCAGGTTCATCTGGCAGGCGGCCATCCTCTGGGCCGTCTACCGGGGCAGCTGCTGGTTCGTGGAGGCCGTGGCCCTGCCCCTGCCAGGCAACGTGGTGGGCGTGGTGGCGCTGTTCACCCTGCTCTGCCTGGGCGTGGTCAAGCTGGAGCACGTCTCCCACGCGGCGGATTTCCTGCTCAGGCACCTGGTGTTCTTCTTCGTGCCCATCACCGTGGGCCTGATGGAATGGGGCGGAGTCTTCAAGGAGTACTGGCTGGAGCTTACGGCCGCCGTGGTCGTGAGCTCGCTGCTCCCGTTCTGGCTGGTGGGCTTCGTGACCCAATGGCTGCACCGCAGGGGCAAACCGTGCGACATATGA